GAAGCCGACGTCACCGGGCAACGGACTCTCCAGCGTCGAACCTGCCGGAGCCATCCCGAACGCTGCCGCCGTGTCCAGGGTGTCCCGGATGTGCAGGTAATGCGCGAAGGTCTCGGCCCAGTCCTCGGCGGGGTGCATGGTGGCGTAGGACGAGACGTAATTGTCTTCCCAGCCGTCGGGCGCACCCTCGCTGTAGTGGCGATCGAGAGCGTCCTGGTAGCTCGAATCCGGATCGCCGAACAGTTCCTCGAACGCCGCGCGATGCTCACCGTCTCCGACCAGCACCATCTGGTAGTAGTGGCCGATCTCGTGCCGGAAGTGCCCGACCAGAGTGCGGTACGGCTCGGACATCGCCACCCGCAACTGCTCGCGGTGCACGTCGTCGCCCTCGGCCAGGTCGAGAGTGATCAGACCGTTGTCGTGGCCGGTCATCACCTGCTGGTCGGCGCTGGATAGCAGATCGAACACCAGACCCGTCGACGGGTCCTCGTCTCGTCCCACGATCGGCAGGCCCAGTTCGGTGAGCTCGAGAACGACGCGACGCTTGTTGGTCTCGGCATCGGCATAGGCGGCCATCGCATCGAGATCGTCGTCGGCCGGGCGGGTTCGGGTCAGCCTGCAGGACACACAGAGCTCGTCGGTGTCCGCGGTGTCGACCAGCCAGTTGCACCGTGCGGTGTTGAGGTTGGCGCACATCTTCCACGTCGTGCCGTCCACCTCGGCTTCGGCGACGCCGTCGTCGGCCTTGTCCGGGAGCACCAGCAGCGCCCTGCTCGGCAGATGGAAGCCGAGTGCGCTCGAGCAGCTCAGACACAGTGAGTTCTCGAACGACAGCTTCTGTCCGCATTTGCGGCAGATGAAATCACGCATGGATGTTCCTTCGTGGCAGGGGTGAGTCGGGCTCGTATTCCCGTTTATCCGCGGACTAATGCCTCTTCCCGAATATGTCGTGCATATCTCTCTCGGCTCTGCTGGCCCGCGGCCCGACAACCTTACTCGAGTACACGGAAGGAAAGCGCCGACGACGGTGTTGGTACAGACTGCTTCACAACACTCTCCGGAAGGACTCGGACTGCAGATGGCAGATCAGATCACGCCGACGAACCGGCCGATGGCACGCTTCGTCGAACGGATCTCGCGGGCTCGCGGCGAGAGAAACAGCGAGACCTTGGCGGCAGGCTTCCTACTGGCCGCCACCCTGATCGCCCTGATCTGGGCGAACTCACCCCTGGGTGAGACGTATCAGTCGTTCTGGCACACAGAGCTCTCGGTCACCGTCGGCGAGCACGGCATCTCTCTCGATCTGGCCCACTGGGTCAACGACGGGCTCATGGCGCTGTTCTTCTTCGTCGTCGGTCTCGAGGTCAAGCGAGAGTTCGCGATGGGTGAGCTCACCGACCGATCACGCGCCGCCATCCCGATCGTGGCTGCCCTCGCCGGACTGGCCGCACCCGCGCTGCTGTTCCTCGCCTTCAACCCCTCCGGTCCCGCAGCCCAGGCGTGGGGTGTCGTGATTTCCACCGACACCGCGTTCCTGCTCGGGGCACTCGCCGTCCTCGGCCCGAAGAAGGCCGCGCGGTTGCGGATCTTTCTACTCACCCTCGCGGTGGCCGACGACGTGGGCGCGCTGGCGATCATCGCGTTCTTCTACACCGACGATCTCGACGTGGTGCCGTTGGTGTTGGCGTTCATCGGGCTCGGACTGATCTTCCTACTGCGACGGCTCGAGGTGTGGCGCGGTGTCGGGTACTTCGTCGTCGCACTGTTCACGTGGGTCGCGATGTACGAGTCGGGAGTTCACCCCACGCTGGCCGGCGTGATGATCGCGCTGATTCTTCCGGTCTACCCGCCGCGCCGCTCCGAGGTGGAGCGAGCATCGGACCTCACCCGCGCCTTCCGTCAATCACCGAATCCCGAATACGCGCGAGCCGCGAGACTGGGTCTGGATCAAGCTGTCTCGGTCAACGAGAGGCTGATGCGGCTCTACCAGCCGTACACGGCCTTCATCATCGTGCCGATCTTCGCGCTCGCCAACGCCGGAGTGGTGCTGAGCTCCGACACCCTGAAGGCCGCATCGACGTCGACGCTCACCTGGGGCATCATCGCCGGTCTCGTCCTCGGCAAGCTCGTCGGAATCACCGGCGCATCAGCCATTTTCGCCAAATTGCGACCCTCGGCGCTGGCACCGGGCCTGACGCTCTCGCACATCGCGGGCGGTGCGGCGATGTCCGGAATCGGATTCACGATCTCACTGTTCATCATCGACCTCGCGCTCGACGACCCACTACTGGCCGACGAGGCCCGCGTCGGCGTGTTGGTGGCCTCGGTGATCGCCGCGCTGCTCGGCTGGATCCTGTTCCGCATCGACGCGAGAATCCACCCACCGAAAGCCGAAGCGTCACTTCGTATTCTGCGTCCGGTCAGCGCCAAGCGCGATCACATCCGCGGTCCCGTCGACGCTCCGCTGACGATCGTGGAGTACGCCGATTTCGAGTGCCCGTTCTGCAGCAAGGCAACCGGCAGCGTCGCCGAGGTACGCAAGCACTTCGGTGACGACCTCCGGTACGTCTACCGCCACCTGCCGCTCGACGACTACCACCCGCACGCTCGCTACGCGGCTTACGCCAGCGAGGCCGCCGCCGCGCAGGGCAAGTTCTGGGAAATGGCCGACGTGTTGTTCCGCAACAGCGACGCCCTCGAACCCGACGACATCGACGGTTACGCACGCGAACTCGGCCTCGACATGGACAGATTCGAGGACGACATCCGCACCGGCGACTACGTGGTGCGTGTCGAGGACGACGAACTCGACGCCACCTCCTCGGACGTGGGCGGCACTCCGACGTTCTACCTGGGCCGTGGCGACAAGAACCTGACCCGACACATCGGACCGTATGATGCGGCGACGCTGATTCGGGCGCTGGAGGAGAGTCGCCAGACCACCGAATAAAACTTGCCGGTATTCTTTCTCGGAACGTAACCCACGCCGACGAAGGGATCGACGGTGGACCCACAGTCCGCTCGCGAAGTAGCCGGTGCGTTCGCGCTGACACTGTTCGTGTTGTCGCTGACGGTGTACATGACGGCGCTGGTGACCAAAGGGCCTGATCAGGAACCCAATTCGCTGATCGGCATCAAGACGCGAGCGACCAAGTCCGGTAAGGAAGCCTGGGTCGCCGGCCATCGAGCCGCGTATCCCTACATGATGGCGGGTGCCGCCCATTGCCTGGCGTCCGCAGCGTTGATCGTGGGGCTACTGGCCCTCGGCTTCGTCCCCGCCACGGCATTGCTGCTGCTGTCGGTGGCGCTCACGCTCGGGGCCGCCGTCATCCTGACGGGTGCCGGAATCAAAGCCGACCGAGAGGCCAAACGACATGTGCGCGCGGAGTGAGCGAAGTCAGCTCTCGGTGCGGTTGCCCTCCGCATCCCAATGCTCGGCGACCTTTTTCGACGGCTGCACTCGCGGCGGCTCGCCGGGCATCTTGGGATAGTCGGGCGGGAAGTTGAGCTCTCCGCCCGGCAATGTTTCCCACAGGTGCAGAAGGGGTTCGAGCGAGTAGGCCTGGGAATCCATGTCTGCCCACGGGTCGCCGTCCTGCACCAGTTCCGGCACCGTGACGAGGTTGAATTCACGCGGATCGGTGACGTCGGCCAACTGCGACCACGTCATCGGAGTACTGACGGGTGCGCCCGGTCGAGCCCGCAGACTCCATGCGCTGGCGATCGTCCGGTCACGGTTGTTCTGGTTGTAATCGATGAAGATGCGTTCTCCGCGTTCCTCTTTCCACCAGTTCGTGGTCACCCCGTCGTCGCGACGTTCGAGTTCTCGGCCCAGTCCGATGGCCGCGTGGCGCACCTGCTCGAAGGTGTACTCGGGTTCGATGCGGACGTAGATGTGAATCCCCCGATTACCGCTCGTCTTCGGATATCCACGTAACCCCAACTCTTCCAACAGCTCTCGCGTCACGTCGGCGACCCGCAGAGCGTCCGCGAACGTGGTGCCCGGCTGCGGATCGAGATCGAGACGCAACTCGTCGGGATGGTCCACCTCCGGTCGCCGCACCGGCCACGGGTGAAAGGTCAGCGTGCCCATCTGAGCCGCCCACACCAGCGCAGCCGGTTCCGAGGGACACAGCTCCTCGGCAGTGCGCTTGCTGGGGAACGCGATCTTCACCGTCTCGATCCACTCGGGTGCACCCTTGGGCAACCGCTTCTGATAGAAGCCGTCGCCCTCCTTGTCCTGTGGGCCGAGCGCCAATCGCATGCCCTCGCGATAGCCGTCGGGCCATCGCTCCATAGCGGTGGGGCGGTCGCCGATCGCCCGCATCAACGGCTCGCCGACGGCGGCGAAGTACTCGCACACCTGCAGTTTGGTGATGCCGGGAGTGCGCTCGGTCGCCTCGTAGATCACGCGATCGGGGCTCGATACTCGTACTTCGCGTTCGCCGACCTGCACGAACGCCGGTGGTGTCTTCGCGGCCATGGCTATCGCCCCCCGGCAATCACATCGGCGACGTCGTACCTCACCGGAACCTCGAGCTGGTCGTAGGCGCACGAGCGCGGCTCGCGATCCGGACGCCAGCGCAGGAACCGCGCCACATGCCGTAGCCGTGCACCTTCCATCTGGTCGTAGGCCACCTCGATGACCCGCTCGATGCGCACCGGTATCCAGTTGCGATCGTTGGACGAGTTCCAGCGGGTCGCCTCACCGTCGTACGTGACGTCCTCGCCGAGTCGGAGCGGCTCGAGTTCTTCGAGCAACTCCAGCCGCCGCTTGTCGGTGAACGCCGACGCACCGCCGATCATCCGCAAATCGTCACCATCGTAAAGACCGAGCAGTAGCGATCCGATACCGTTGCCGGATTTGTGAATCCGATAACCGATCAGCACGCAGTCCGCGGTGCGGGCATGCTTGATCTTGACCATCTCACGCTTGTTCGGCAGATAGAGCCCGTCGAGCTTCTTGGCCACCACCCCGTCGAGGCCTGCACCTTCGAATCGCTCGAACCAATCCTCGGCCACCGCCGCATCATCGGTGGCGGAGGTGACGAAGCAGCTCGGCCCGCCGGTGCCGACCGCGTCGAGCAATCTCGCTCGCCGCGTCGAGAACGGCTCGCTCGTCAGGTCCTCGGCACCGACGGCCAGCAGGTCGAATCCGATGAACTGCGCGGGCGTCTTCTCCGCCAGCATCGTCACCCGACTCGCCGCGGGGTGAATTCGCTCCGACAACGACTCCCAGTCGAGGCGCGTGGAACCGTTCTTCTCCCGGGGAACGACGATTTCGCCGTCGACGACGATCTTCTCCGGCAGCTCGGCCTTGACCGCCTCGACCAACTCCGGGAAGTATCGCGCCAGGTCCTTGCCCCCGCGTGAACCGAGTACCACCTCGTCACCGTCGCGGAAGACGATGGCGCGAAACCCGTCCCATTTCGGCTCGTAGGACCACACCGGTGGCCCGTCCTCGGGCTGGGCGGGCACCACTTTGGCTGCTTTGGCGAGCATCGGCGCGACCGGCACGGCAAGAGGAAGATCCACGCAGATCATCCTGCCTCATGCGGCCGACAACCGAGTCCGATATTTTCTACACACAGACGATCGATGCACACAGCACGGTTGAATTCACGAGGGCAGGACTCACCATGGCGTCATCCAACCGTTCGGTCCGCGCTCTCGTTCTCGCGCTGACGGCGTGCACGGCCCTGATACTCGCCGGGTGTGCCTCGGAAGTGTCCGGTACCGCCGTCGCCATCTCGGGTGCCACCATCGCGCCCACCACGACGAGTGCTCCTCGCACCACCGCTGCTCCAACCCCCGAGATCGACGACGGCGGCAGCGTCGACATCGATGTGGAGATCGGCGAGTGTGTGAACCTCGGCGGAACGGTCGACGAGGCCACGATCGCCAATGCGGCCTGCGGATCGCCCGAGTCCAACTACGTCGTCTTCGCCAAGACGCCGACATCGGCCGAATGTCCCGCGGACGCCGATCAGTACTACTACGAGACCTACTTCGACATCGAGCAGGGAGCCCTGTGCCTCGACATCGACTGGGTTGTCGGCGGATGCATGGACATCGTCGGTGAGTTCGCCCAGCGCGTCGACTGCGCCACTCCCGGTGCCGACACTCGCCGCGTCGTGACGATCCTGCAGGGCACCTCCTCGGTCGACGATTGCCCCGACCCTGCTCTCTACGGATACGAGAAAGACACCCGCAACTTCGTCGTCTGCGTAGAACGCTTGTGACCGCTGAGGGCATCGCACTCTCCAGCGCCAGAGGGCGGTGGATCGTCGCGACCACGGTGCTCGGCTCGGCTCTGGCGATGCTCGACGCCACCGTGGTCAATATCGCGTTGCCCGCGATCGGCCGCGACCTCGGAGCAGGCGTCACCGGTCTGCAATGGACTCTGAGCGGCTACACCCTCGCGCTGGCCTCGCTGATTCTGCTCGGCGGCTCCCTCGGTGACCGGCTCGGGCGCAGACGGGTGTTCATCTGGGGCACAGTCTGGTTCGCGGCCGCGTCGGTACTGTGCGGCCTTGCTCCCAACATCGAGGTGCTGATCGCCGCTCGGCTGCTGCAGGGCGTGGGAGCGGCGTTGCTCACTCCCGGTTCGCTGGCACTGATCTCGGCGTCCATCAAGGCCGAGGATCGGGGCGCGGCGATCGGGCTCTGGTCGGGTCTGGGCGGCGTCGCGTCGGCCATCGGTCCACTGCTCGGCGGCTGGTTGGTCGACGCCGTCGGCTGGCGTGCGGTGTTCCTGATCAACATCCCACTCGCTGTCGTGGTCGTGTCGGTGGCTGCAAAACATGTTCCGGAGAGCCGAGATCCGCACGCGTCCGGTCGCCTCGACGTGCCGGGCGCGATGACGGTTGCAGCCGCATTGGGTCTGCTCACGTACGGGTTGATCGAGTCGCACACCGTGGCGTTGGTACTCGGGGTTGTCGCGGTCGGAGTGTTCGTGGTGATCGAGCGCCGCTCTCACGATCCATTGGTGCCACCGTCACTGTTTGCTTCCCGAGTGTTCTTGGCGGCCAACCTCGTTACCTTCGCCGTCTACGCGG
The nucleotide sequence above comes from Rhodococcoides fascians A25f. Encoded proteins:
- a CDS encoding zinc-binding metallopeptidase family protein, encoding MRDFICRKCGQKLSFENSLCLSCSSALGFHLPSRALLVLPDKADDGVAEAEVDGTTWKMCANLNTARCNWLVDTADTDELCVSCRLTRTRPADDDLDAMAAYADAETNKRRVVLELTELGLPIVGRDEDPSTGLVFDLLSSADQQVMTGHDNGLITLDLAEGDDVHREQLRVAMSEPYRTLVGHFRHEIGHYYQMVLVGDGEHRAAFEELFGDPDSSYQDALDRHYSEGAPDGWEDNYVSSYATMHPAEDWAETFAHYLHIRDTLDTAAAFGMAPAGSTLESPLPGDVGFDQIVDWWLPLSWALNQINRSMGHQDLYPFVLPPTVVKKIGFVHSLIAPSTL
- the nhaA gene encoding Na+/H+ antiporter NhaA, whose translation is MADQITPTNRPMARFVERISRARGERNSETLAAGFLLAATLIALIWANSPLGETYQSFWHTELSVTVGEHGISLDLAHWVNDGLMALFFFVVGLEVKREFAMGELTDRSRAAIPIVAALAGLAAPALLFLAFNPSGPAAQAWGVVISTDTAFLLGALAVLGPKKAARLRIFLLTLAVADDVGALAIIAFFYTDDLDVVPLVLAFIGLGLIFLLRRLEVWRGVGYFVVALFTWVAMYESGVHPTLAGVMIALILPVYPPRRSEVERASDLTRAFRQSPNPEYARAARLGLDQAVSVNERLMRLYQPYTAFIIVPIFALANAGVVLSSDTLKAASTSTLTWGIIAGLVLGKLVGITGASAIFAKLRPSALAPGLTLSHIAGGAAMSGIGFTISLFIIDLALDDPLLADEARVGVLVASVIAALLGWILFRIDARIHPPKAEASLRILRPVSAKRDHIRGPVDAPLTIVEYADFECPFCSKATGSVAEVRKHFGDDLRYVYRHLPLDDYHPHARYAAYASEAAAAQGKFWEMADVLFRNSDALEPDDIDGYARELGLDMDRFEDDIRTGDYVVRVEDDELDATSSDVGGTPTFYLGRGDKNLTRHIGPYDAATLIRALEESRQTTE
- a CDS encoding SdpI family protein; the encoded protein is MDPQSAREVAGAFALTLFVLSLTVYMTALVTKGPDQEPNSLIGIKTRATKSGKEAWVAGHRAAYPYMMAGAAHCLASAALIVGLLALGFVPATALLLLSVALTLGAAVILTGAGIKADREAKRHVRAE
- a CDS encoding DNA polymerase domain-containing protein; its protein translation is MAAKTPPAFVQVGEREVRVSSPDRVIYEATERTPGITKLQVCEYFAAVGEPLMRAIGDRPTAMERWPDGYREGMRLALGPQDKEGDGFYQKRLPKGAPEWIETVKIAFPSKRTAEELCPSEPAALVWAAQMGTLTFHPWPVRRPEVDHPDELRLDLDPQPGTTFADALRVADVTRELLEELGLRGYPKTSGNRGIHIYVRIEPEYTFEQVRHAAIGLGRELERRDDGVTTNWWKEERGERIFIDYNQNNRDRTIASAWSLRARPGAPVSTPMTWSQLADVTDPREFNLVTVPELVQDGDPWADMDSQAYSLEPLLHLWETLPGGELNFPPDYPKMPGEPPRVQPSKKVAEHWDAEGNRTES
- a CDS encoding ATP-dependent DNA ligase, giving the protein MDLPLAVPVAPMLAKAAKVVPAQPEDGPPVWSYEPKWDGFRAIVFRDGDEVVLGSRGGKDLARYFPELVEAVKAELPEKIVVDGEIVVPREKNGSTRLDWESLSERIHPAASRVTMLAEKTPAQFIGFDLLAVGAEDLTSEPFSTRRARLLDAVGTGGPSCFVTSATDDAAVAEDWFERFEGAGLDGVVAKKLDGLYLPNKREMVKIKHARTADCVLIGYRIHKSGNGIGSLLLGLYDGDDLRMIGGASAFTDKRRLELLEELEPLRLGEDVTYDGEATRWNSSNDRNWIPVRIERVIEVAYDQMEGARLRHVARFLRWRPDREPRSCAYDQLEVPVRYDVADVIAGGR
- the lppU gene encoding LppU family putative lipoprotein — translated: MASSNRSVRALVLALTACTALILAGCASEVSGTAVAISGATIAPTTTSAPRTTAAPTPEIDDGGSVDIDVEIGECVNLGGTVDEATIANAACGSPESNYVVFAKTPTSAECPADADQYYYETYFDIEQGALCLDIDWVVGGCMDIVGEFAQRVDCATPGADTRRVVTILQGTSSVDDCPDPALYGYEKDTRNFVVCVERL
- a CDS encoding MFS transporter; this encodes MTAEGIALSSARGRWIVATTVLGSALAMLDATVVNIALPAIGRDLGAGVTGLQWTLSGYTLALASLILLGGSLGDRLGRRRVFIWGTVWFAAASVLCGLAPNIEVLIAARLLQGVGAALLTPGSLALISASIKAEDRGAAIGLWSGLGGVASAIGPLLGGWLVDAVGWRAVFLINIPLAVVVVSVAAKHVPESRDPHASGRLDVPGAMTVAAALGLLTYGLIESHTVALVLGVVAVGVFVVIERRSHDPLVPPSLFASRVFLAANLVTFAVYAALGGVFFLLVLQLQFAVGYSPIAAGVSTLPITALMLVLSARAGRVAGRIGPRIPMTVGPLLSALGLLLMLRIGPGSSYVADILPAVVVFGLGLSALVAPLTAAVLGAVSTDRAGIASGVNNAVARTSQLLAVAALPALAGIAGSDYSAPEVFSAGFHTAMLLCAGLLVIGAVIAAVLIRGTGDTSNCPPHCDMTSPPLAPRRSA